In a genomic window of Anoxybacter fermentans:
- a CDS encoding transposase, whose translation MSSPKKLIYWKTKEYKTDNGYIRQYGYYKCENCDGCELKENCTKAKGNRVIRISFKLRKYKQKVKKNLCSDKGLKLRSQRAIEAESVFGRIKDNWSFRRFLLHGLEKVKIEWGLLCIAHNLAKLATV comes from the coding sequence TTGTCCTCCCCAAAAAAGCTCATTTATTGGAAGACAAAGGAATACAAGACTGATAATGGGTATATTAGACAGTATGGGTATTATAAGTGCGAAAATTGTGATGGGTGTGAGTTAAAAGAAAACTGTACAAAAGCTAAAGGTAACCGTGTAATAAGAATAAGTTTTAAATTACGTAAATATAAGCAAAAAGTAAAGAAGAACCTTTGTTCTGATAAAGGATTGAAACTCCGTTCTCAAAGAGCAATAGAAGCGGAATCAGTCTTTGGAAGGATCAAAGACAATTGGTCATTCAGGAGATTTCTACTTCATGGTCTTGAGAAAGTGAAAATTGAATGGGGTTTACTGTGTATAGCCCATAATCTGGCTAAACTGGCGACAGTATAG
- a CDS encoding DUF3795 domain-containing protein, giving the protein MTEQIVGYCGLLCNECPVFIATINNDHEARVELAKKYSNEKCQFEPEDIYCVGCHEIDVENSKMCSACKIRACGVKKEVENCGWCNEYPCDLISEYVPEDSKERKRLDKIKSNLS; this is encoded by the coding sequence ATGACTGAACAGATAGTGGGGTATTGTGGTTTACTCTGTAATGAATGTCCAGTTTTTATTGCAACAATAAACAATGATCATGAGGCTCGGGTTGAGTTGGCAAAAAAATATTCAAATGAAAAGTGTCAATTTGAACCTGAAGACATATATTGTGTTGGGTGTCATGAAATAGATGTAGAAAATAGTAAGATGTGCTCAGCGTGTAAGATAAGAGCATGTGGTGTTAAAAAAGAGGTAGAAAATTGTGGGTGGTGCAATGAGTATCCCTGCGATCTTATAAGTGAATATGTTCCAGAAGATTCAAAAGAACGTAAAAGGTTGGATAAAATAAAGAGTAATCTTTCATAA
- a CDS encoding ATP-binding cassette domain-containing protein has translation MNKKFTLVIDNLTFAYNKENLVLKNFCLEAKSGEITYIIGKSGIGKTTIFKILMGFMNPKKAIFILKLMDWRSCQSVSTYLLIYLRIYFYWVYN, from the coding sequence ATGAATAAGAAGTTTACATTAGTTATAGATAATCTTACTTTTGCATATAACAAAGAAAATTTAGTATTAAAGAATTTTTGTTTAGAAGCAAAATCGGGAGAAATTACTTATATTATCGGAAAAAGTGGGATTGGTAAGACTACAATATTTAAAATTCTAATGGGTTTTATGAACCCCAAAAAGGCGATATTTATATTAAAGTTGATGGACTGGAGAAGTTGCCAGTCAGTAAGCACTTATTTACTTATATATCTCAGGATATATTTTTATTGGGTCTATAATTAA
- a CDS encoding AAA family ATPase: MPILSLIIEGADHMGVGSIFGFSNGILINRFKAPVAMILPGGIGNTIDLLTVYKYYLERYNYNFKGVIVNKIWKQKYYSTKEYLEISFSKNNINCFGYFPMLSNLTQI; the protein is encoded by the coding sequence TTGCCGATTTTAAGTTTAATAATTGAGGGGGCGGATCACATGGGAGTAGGCTCTATATTTGGTTTTTCCAATGGTATTTTGATTAATAGATTTAAAGCGCCTGTTGCTATGATTCTCCCAGGTGGTATTGGCAACACGATAGATCTTTTGACTGTTTATAAATATTATTTAGAACGGTATAACTACAATTTTAAGGGAGTTATTGTAAATAAAATTTGGAAACAAAAATACTATTCAACAAAAGAATATTTAGAGATTTCTTTTAGTAAGAACAATATAAATTGTTTTGGATATTTTCCTATGCTATCTAATTTAACTCAGATTTAG
- the nifS gene encoding cysteine desulfurase NifS gives MKRVYLDNSATTPTRPEVIEAMLPYFNEYFGNPSSIHSFGREVSKGVTEARENVAKLLGAEEPAEIIFTSGGTESDNLAIIGTALAKKDKGNHIITTKIEHHAVLHTCEYLEKYFGCEVTYLPVDEYGMVDPKDVRKAITDKTILITIMFANNEIGTIQPVAEIGKIAKEHGVLFHTDAVQAVGSIPINVQEMNIDMLSLSGHKFNGPKGVGALYVRRGIKLVPHMHGGAQERKRRASTHNTPGIIGLGKAAELALKELDEKREKLTRLRDKLITGIEEKIPEVILNGHRTQRLPNNVNFSFKYIEGESLLLNLDLKGIAASSGSACTSGSLDPSHVLLAIGRSHEVAHGSLRMTLGIYNTEEEINYVLEVLPEIVEKLRQMSPLYKTTNV, from the coding sequence ATGAAACGAGTCTATTTGGATAATAGTGCTACAACTCCGACCCGTCCTGAAGTTATTGAGGCTATGTTACCCTATTTTAATGAGTATTTTGGAAATCCATCCAGTATACATTCTTTTGGTCGTGAGGTTTCAAAAGGTGTTACTGAGGCCAGGGAAAATGTAGCTAAATTGTTAGGTGCAGAGGAACCAGCGGAAATTATCTTTACCAGCGGAGGTACTGAGTCTGATAACCTGGCAATTATCGGTACTGCTTTGGCGAAAAAAGATAAAGGTAATCATATTATCACAACTAAGATCGAACACCATGCAGTTTTACATACTTGTGAATATCTCGAGAAATATTTTGGCTGTGAGGTTACTTATCTACCTGTGGATGAATATGGCATGGTGGATCCTAAAGATGTACGTAAGGCTATTACAGACAAAACCATTCTGATTACCATTATGTTTGCTAATAATGAGATTGGTACTATTCAACCTGTAGCTGAGATTGGTAAAATTGCAAAGGAACATGGAGTATTATTCCATACTGATGCTGTTCAGGCTGTAGGCAGTATACCTATAAATGTACAGGAAATGAATATTGACATGCTTTCTTTAAGTGGTCATAAGTTCAATGGTCCAAAAGGAGTAGGGGCTTTATATGTACGGCGAGGAATTAAATTAGTTCCACATATGCACGGTGGTGCTCAGGAACGTAAACGTCGTGCTAGTACTCACAATACACCGGGAATTATTGGATTAGGTAAAGCGGCTGAACTGGCATTAAAAGAATTGGACGAGAAAAGGGAAAAATTAACTAGATTGAGAGATAAATTAATCACAGGTATTGAAGAAAAGATTCCTGAGGTTATATTAAATGGACACCGGACACAGCGATTACCGAACAATGTGAATTTCTCCTTTAAGTATATTGAAGGTGAATCATTACTTTTGAATCTGGATTTGAAGGGTATTGCAGCTTCAAGTGGTTCAGCATGTACTTCTGGTTCTTTAGATCCTTCACATGTCCTTTTGGCCATAGGCCGCAGTCACGAAGTAGCTCATGGCTCATTAAGGATGACTCTGGGTATTTACAATACCGAAGAAGAAATTAATTATGTTCTGGAAGTACTTCCTGAGATTGTTGAAAAACTCCGTCAAATGTCACCACTTTATAAGACAACAAATGTTTAA
- a CDS encoding ISL3 family transposase produces the protein MQYNNIIKFLDLPDIIATEIISTEDRYIFIAEAKKNHIVCPQCGNITNKIHDTKWQNIRDIPIRGKLVIIRLLKKRYRCPYCHKRGIPEKYESIDKYARKTKRFDKYLAKETVSKDYSKVARENGLSYTAVNNAVKKVVDPLIKQQVSKLSQLKAISIDEFAVLKRHKYGVSITDPINRELIDILPTRKKDDLIDYFNCWEDEQRRQIQSISMDMWRPFKAVADAAFTHAKIVIDKFHLVTLMNRALDEVRKQVQQTVNNHQRRKFFQSRLLLQKRAEELTDEEHEKLIKLFELSPALEKAWELKEEFRDLLQLDDVKEATRALKRWYKEVIKSKLMPFYQVKKMIQRWEEKILNYFKTKITNGFAEGINNKIKLIKRIGYGVPNVMNLRRRVFNAMLSY, from the coding sequence ATGCAATATAATAATATCATAAAATTTCTTGATTTGCCAGACATTATTGCAACTGAAATTATTTCAACGGAGGACAGATATATTTTTATCGCTGAAGCAAAGAAAAATCACATTGTGTGTCCTCAGTGTGGTAATATCACTAATAAAATCCATGATACAAAATGGCAAAATATTAGAGACATCCCCATAAGAGGTAAACTAGTAATCATTAGACTTCTAAAGAAAAGATATCGTTGTCCTTATTGTCATAAGAGGGGTATCCCTGAAAAATATGAAAGTATTGATAAATATGCCCGTAAAACCAAACGCTTTGATAAATATCTTGCTAAAGAAACTGTCAGCAAGGATTATTCTAAAGTTGCTAGAGAAAACGGGTTAAGTTATACAGCTGTTAATAATGCAGTTAAAAAAGTAGTTGACCCTCTCATTAAACAACAAGTTTCAAAACTTAGTCAATTAAAAGCCATCAGTATCGATGAATTTGCAGTTTTAAAACGCCATAAATATGGAGTTAGCATTACAGATCCAATTAATCGGGAGTTAATTGACATTTTACCTACTCGCAAAAAGGATGATTTAATTGACTACTTTAATTGTTGGGAAGATGAACAAAGACGACAGATTCAATCGATCTCTATGGATATGTGGCGGCCGTTCAAAGCAGTAGCAGATGCAGCATTTACTCATGCAAAAATTGTTATAGATAAATTTCATCTTGTAACTTTAATGAACAGAGCCCTTGATGAAGTTAGAAAACAAGTTCAACAAACAGTAAATAATCATCAGAGAAGAAAGTTTTTTCAAAGTCGTTTATTACTCCAAAAACGAGCTGAAGAATTGACAGATGAAGAACATGAAAAGCTCATCAAATTATTTGAACTCAGTCCAGCTCTAGAAAAGGCCTGGGAATTAAAAGAGGAATTCAGAGACCTATTGCAGCTAGATGATGTGAAAGAAGCCACCAGAGCTCTAAAAAGGTGGTATAAAGAAGTAATAAAAAGCAAGCTGATGCCTTTTTACCAGGTAAAAAAGATGATACAAAGATGGGAAGAAAAAATACTAAATTATTTTAAGACTAAGATAACCAATGGCTTTGCTGAGGGTATCAATAACAAGATTAAATTGATCAAAAGGATTGGATATGGTGTTCCAAATGTTATGAATCTAAGGAGAAGAGTATTTAATGCAATGTTAAGTTATTAA
- a CDS encoding ABC transporter ATP-binding protein: MKIKKGERIAIVGESGCGKTTFLKMIMGYDNNYEGNMEILGNELRQWPQKSLRKYISYCPQKPFLLSKSIFKNFSLFYNKVTKDELEQYAKIVDLNEKIDSLPNGYDTLLKKGGENLSGDQKQRLALMIGLMKQSSIYLIDEGFSALDPEMTDKVLDKIFKAIKGTIIIVNHKLYHSLMTKFDRIFVMNNGKIVGTGSHHELMGNEFYRNLYEKSKQEL; this comes from the coding sequence TTGAAAATTAAAAAAGGTGAGCGTATTGCAATTGTTGGAGAAAGTGGTTGTGGCAAAACTACTTTTTTAAAAATGATAATGGGATATGACAACAACTATGAAGGTAACATGGAGATACTTGGCAATGAGTTAAGGCAATGGCCTCAAAAATCTCTTAGAAAATATATCTCTTATTGTCCGCAGAAGCCGTTTCTATTATCTAAATCAATTTTTAAAAATTTTTCATTATTTTACAATAAAGTAACTAAAGATGAATTAGAGCAATATGCTAAAATTGTTGATCTTAATGAAAAAATTGATTCATTACCAAATGGGTATGATACCCTTCTTAAGAAAGGTGGGGAAAATTTATCAGGCGATCAAAAGCAAAGGCTGGCATTAATGATTGGATTAATGAAGCAAAGTTCTATTTATCTTATTGATGAAGGATTTTCTGCATTAGATCCTGAGATGACAGATAAAGTGTTGGATAAAATATTCAAAGCTATAAAAGGGACGATAATTATAGTTAACCATAAATTATATCATAGTTTGATGACAAAATTTGACCGTATTTTTGTTATGAATAACGGTAAAATAGTCGGTACCGGTTCCCATCATGAACTAATGGGCAATGAATTTTATCGAAATCTGTATGAAAAGTCAAAACAGGAATTGTAA
- a CDS encoding SIS domain-containing protein, which produces MFFIGQNTDYAISLEGSHKLKEIFYIHAEAYEAGELKHGALALVTDEMPVIFISSVDHIHDKMASNIKEVRNFGKK; this is translated from the coding sequence ATGTTCTTTATTGGTCAGAACACCGATTATGCTATTTCGCTGGAAGGGTCTCATAAATTAAAGGAGATTTTCTATATTCATGCTGAAGCATATGAAGCTGGAGAATTAAAACATGGTGCATTAGCTTTAGTAACAGATGAGATGCCTGTAATCTTTATATCATCTGTTGATCATATTCACGATAAGATGGCGAGTAACATAAAAGAGGTTCGTAATTTTGGTAAGAAGTGA
- a CDS encoding YigZ family protein, which produces MSDRYLTVAKEARIQIKVKDSKFIATVAPVTTEEEALAFIEKISKEFHDATHNVSAFKVGMGDQAIKRYDDDGEPAGSSGPPVLQAIDGAGLTNTAVVVTRYFGGTKLGYGGLVRAYGDAAQAGLKEAGVREKVQYLLVKIEVSYDRMGSVVKEIQGGISEIRDIQYSNDGVAIFVDLLPSYLESFKKKMVDVTRGKAKVTVEEEEFRG; this is translated from the coding sequence ATGAGTGATCGGTATTTGACTGTTGCAAAAGAGGCAAGAATTCAGATCAAAGTTAAAGACAGTAAATTTATCGCAACAGTTGCGCCTGTAACAACTGAAGAAGAGGCACTGGCCTTTATTGAAAAGATTTCAAAAGAATTTCATGACGCAACCCATAATGTTTCAGCTTTTAAGGTTGGAATGGGAGATCAGGCAATCAAGCGTTATGATGATGATGGTGAACCGGCTGGTTCATCTGGGCCGCCTGTATTGCAGGCTATTGATGGTGCAGGTTTGACCAATACAGCCGTGGTAGTAACCAGATATTTTGGTGGTACTAAGTTAGGATATGGCGGTCTTGTTCGGGCTTATGGTGATGCAGCACAGGCCGGTTTAAAAGAAGCTGGCGTTCGTGAAAAAGTTCAATATCTTTTAGTTAAGATTGAAGTATCTTATGACCGGATGGGAAGTGTTGTTAAAGAGATTCAAGGAGGAATTAGTGAGATTCGAGATATTCAATATTCTAATGATGGAGTGGCTATCTTTGTTGATCTTTTACCTAGCTATCTGGAGAGTTTTAAGAAAAAGATGGTCGATGTTACCAGAGGTAAAGCAAAGGTTACAGTTGAAGAGGAAGAATTTCGTGGTTGA
- a CDS encoding RrF2 family transcriptional regulator — protein sequence MKLSTKGRYGVRAMFELAMRYGAGPVSLRSIAERQGLSEHYLEQLIAVLRKAGLVKSVRGAYGGYLLAQEPKDITIGDIIRTLEGPVAPVECVGDEEYECEKVEVCVTRIIWEKLKEKIDEVLDEMTLEDLCQYALEKKHEKDEGFMYHI from the coding sequence ATGAAACTTTCAACTAAAGGGCGTTATGGAGTACGTGCAATGTTTGAACTAGCTATGCGGTATGGTGCAGGTCCGGTTTCGCTTCGCAGTATAGCTGAACGTCAGGGGTTGTCCGAACATTATTTAGAACAATTAATAGCTGTGCTTCGCAAAGCTGGATTAGTGAAAAGCGTTCGTGGGGCTTATGGTGGATATCTTTTAGCTCAGGAGCCTAAAGATATTACCATAGGTGATATTATCCGGACTTTAGAGGGGCCTGTTGCACCTGTTGAATGTGTCGGTGATGAAGAGTATGAGTGTGAAAAGGTCGAAGTTTGTGTGACCAGAATAATTTGGGAAAAATTGAAAGAAAAGATTGATGAGGTTTTAGATGAGATGACCCTGGAGGATTTGTGCCAATACGCTTTGGAAAAGAAACATGAAAAGGATGAAGGGTTTATGTATCACATTTAA
- a CDS encoding ATP-binding cassette domain-containing protein has product MKENIVLHDEPVDQKEVEEAAKRAGIHDFIINLPEGYDTVVSDGGKKLSGGQKCRIALARAFYRKTPIVLLDEVFQYN; this is encoded by the coding sequence ATAAAAGAAAATATTGTATTACATGATGAGCCCGTAGACCAAAAAGAGGTGGAAGAGGCAGCAAAAAGAGCTGGAATTCATGATTTTATTATAAACCTACCTGAAGGTTATGATACTGTTGTTAGTGATGGAGGAAAAAAATTATCGGGCGGACAGAAATGTCGAATTGCATTGGCTAGAGCTTTTTACAGGAAAACTCCAATTGTTTTATTAGATGAGGTTTTTCAATACAATTGA
- the nifU gene encoding Fe-S cluster assembly scaffold protein NifU, whose amino-acid sequence MYNEKVMEHFQNPRNVGEIENPDGVGEVGNPTCGDIMKITIKVEDGKIVDCKFKTFGCGAAVATSSMVTEMVKGKTIEEAKKITNKMVAEELGGLPPVKMHCSNLAADALQKAIADYLGEKYEVEDHHHESEE is encoded by the coding sequence ATGTATAACGAAAAAGTTATGGAACATTTTCAAAATCCCCGTAATGTAGGTGAGATTGAAAATCCAGATGGGGTTGGAGAGGTAGGAAATCCAACATGTGGGGATATTATGAAGATTACCATTAAAGTTGAGGATGGAAAGATAGTAGACTGTAAATTTAAAACCTTTGGCTGTGGAGCTGCTGTTGCTACGAGTAGTATGGTTACCGAGATGGTAAAAGGAAAGACCATTGAAGAAGCTAAAAAAATTACTAATAAAATGGTGGCTGAAGAATTGGGTGGACTTCCACCTGTTAAAATGCACTGCTCTAACTTAGCAGCAGATGCTTTGCAAAAGGCAATAGCTGATTATCTTGGAGAGAAATATGAAGTGGAAGACCATCATCATGAATCAGAAGAATAA
- a CDS encoding AAA family ATPase, giving the protein MDLFSLSAQKKLKKEAPLAARMRPRTLDEFIGQEEIVGEGRLLRRAIQADRLTSMIFYGPPGCGKTTLARVIANTTQSEFETLNAVTSGVKDIREVIEKAKKRYEMYQKRTILFIDEIHRFNKAQQDALLPAVEDGTIIFIGATTENPYFEINSPLISRSRIFQLRPLTQKEIKIILKNALKDKERGLGNYKVRITDKALNHLANVANGDARSALNALELAVLTTPENEDGVINIDLEIAEESIQKRAVNYDKDGDNHYDTISAFIKSMRGSDPDATLYWLAKMIKAGEDPRFIARRILIHAAEDVGLANPHALIVAAAAAQAVEYVGMPEARIPLAEAALFIATAPKSNAVIKGIDSALEVVEKEEVGSVPKHLKDTHYLGASKLGHGEGYKYPHDFPGNYVPQEYLPLNMKGRKFYHPTENGYEKQIKEYLKRCGDKDE; this is encoded by the coding sequence ATGGATTTATTTAGCTTAAGTGCACAAAAAAAGCTGAAAAAAGAAGCTCCACTGGCAGCCAGAATGCGGCCTAGAACTTTGGATGAGTTTATAGGGCAGGAAGAGATTGTTGGTGAGGGGCGCCTTTTACGTCGGGCCATTCAAGCTGACCGGCTTACTTCAATGATCTTTTATGGCCCACCGGGATGTGGGAAGACTACGCTGGCCCGGGTGATTGCCAATACCACCCAATCTGAGTTTGAAACTTTAAATGCCGTCACTTCTGGTGTCAAGGATATCCGGGAAGTAATAGAGAAAGCAAAAAAGCGGTATGAAATGTATCAAAAGCGTACTATACTCTTTATTGACGAGATTCATCGTTTCAATAAGGCACAGCAGGATGCTCTTCTTCCTGCTGTAGAGGATGGAACTATTATTTTTATTGGAGCGACAACAGAGAATCCTTACTTTGAGATCAATTCCCCTCTTATTTCCCGTTCGCGGATTTTTCAGTTAAGGCCTTTGACTCAGAAGGAGATTAAAATTATTTTAAAGAATGCTTTAAAGGATAAAGAACGGGGCTTGGGTAATTATAAGGTTCGGATTACAGATAAAGCTTTAAATCACCTTGCCAATGTGGCTAATGGTGATGCTAGATCTGCCCTCAATGCTCTTGAATTAGCGGTTCTTACAACACCTGAAAATGAAGATGGGGTTATTAATATTGATCTTGAAATAGCAGAAGAATCCATTCAAAAAAGAGCAGTAAATTATGATAAAGACGGAGATAATCATTATGATACTATTTCAGCATTTATAAAGAGCATGCGAGGGTCAGATCCGGATGCTACCCTTTATTGGCTGGCTAAAATGATTAAAGCTGGTGAGGATCCTAGATTTATCGCAAGGCGAATTTTGATTCATGCTGCTGAAGATGTAGGTCTGGCCAATCCTCATGCTCTAATAGTAGCTGCAGCTGCGGCACAAGCTGTAGAATATGTGGGGATGCCTGAAGCTAGAATTCCTCTGGCTGAGGCAGCTTTATTTATTGCCACTGCTCCTAAAAGTAATGCTGTGATAAAAGGTATTGATTCAGCGTTAGAGGTGGTAGAGAAGGAAGAGGTTGGGTCTGTGCCGAAACATTTAAAAGATACCCATTACCTGGGGGCTAGCAAATTAGGACATGGTGAAGGATATAAATATCCCCATGATTTTCCAGGTAATTATGTCCCACAGGAATATCTGCCGCTTAATATGAAGGGGCGTAAATTTTATCATCCCACAGAAAATGGTTATGAAAAACAAATAAAGGAGTATTTGAAGAGATGTGGTGATAAAGATGAGTGA
- the mnmA gene encoding tRNA 2-thiouridine(34) synthase MnmA codes for MKRVVVAMSGGVDSSLTAALLKEAGYDVIGMMMQIWPEYEPARDHGGCCSLSAVEDARRVAHRLDIPFYVVNFRELFQKKVIDYFVEEYSHARTPNPCIMCNQKIKFEALLKRALELDADYIATGHYAKVVHNVNGRHLIKKATDSAKDQTYTLWGMTQYQLAHTLFPLGEYTKEETRKMAKERNLPVHDKPDSQEICFIPDDDYGRFLREHYPELVKPGPILDTNGNRVGTHDGLPFYTIGQRKGLGVALGKPVYVVKLDPERNAVIVGENSEVFGVGLIAGQLNWISIPELTEPMEVEVQIRYNSPPAKAVVYPLGEDQVKVIFEDMQRAITPGQSAVFYQGDVLVGGGIIMEEIKEIEK; via the coding sequence ATGAAGAGGGTTGTTGTAGCAATGAGCGGAGGAGTGGATAGCTCCTTAACTGCTGCACTTTTGAAAGAAGCAGGCTATGATGTGATCGGTATGATGATGCAGATTTGGCCTGAATATGAACCTGCCCGTGATCACGGTGGTTGTTGTTCACTATCTGCTGTAGAAGATGCAAGACGGGTTGCTCACCGATTAGATATTCCTTTTTATGTAGTTAATTTTAGAGAACTCTTTCAAAAAAAAGTGATTGATTATTTTGTTGAGGAATATAGTCATGCCCGAACCCCTAATCCCTGTATTATGTGTAATCAGAAAATCAAGTTTGAGGCTTTGTTAAAACGGGCTTTAGAGTTAGATGCTGACTATATAGCAACAGGGCATTATGCAAAGGTAGTGCATAATGTAAATGGTAGACATTTGATTAAAAAAGCAACGGATTCTGCTAAGGATCAAACCTATACTCTCTGGGGAATGACCCAGTATCAGTTAGCGCATACTCTCTTTCCTTTGGGTGAATATACTAAAGAAGAGACCCGCAAAATGGCTAAGGAGAGAAATCTACCAGTACATGATAAACCTGATAGTCAGGAGATCTGTTTTATACCTGATGATGATTATGGACGTTTTTTAAGGGAACACTATCCTGAGTTGGTTAAACCTGGGCCAATTTTGGATACTAATGGAAACCGGGTGGGTACCCATGATGGATTACCGTTCTATACAATTGGTCAAAGAAAGGGTTTAGGAGTTGCTCTGGGTAAACCGGTCTATGTGGTAAAACTTGATCCAGAAAGAAATGCAGTCATTGTGGGTGAAAATTCGGAAGTTTTTGGGGTTGGTTTAATTGCTGGGCAGCTGAATTGGATTTCCATTCCAGAGTTAACGGAGCCTATGGAAGTTGAAGTTCAGATTCGTTATAATTCACCACCGGCAAAGGCAGTAGTCTATCCTTTAGGAGAAGACCAGGTTAAAGTTATTTTCGAGGATATGCAGAGAGCTATAACTCCAGGACAATCTGCTGTTTTCTATCAAGGAGATGTATTAGTGGGCGGTGGTATTATAATGGAAGAAATAAAAGAAATAGAAAAGTAA
- a CDS encoding ABC transporter transmembrane domain-containing protein — MITDVKVVKRENIFNLILNLKEMITFMKEWKIFLALSVFEILRGFFMVQGQAWGIKWITNGCVQHDGDMLLWGIILLVGTVSLSTLFVYLIDYTSLKIIIKTKSDLRKKMIKSVINLRPIDLNLFDSGDLIYRLTNNVNDVSELYRAVYFFIGSFGKVSGSLVVGFILSWQLSITIILLGILKIWLDKTVIKKLQDIIKKIKAIESDLVKEVLEYIRGSFFFRIFGNEERIINQFRNVNEKFNEESIKEAKIDATTNVIMKLF, encoded by the coding sequence ATGATAACTGATGTAAAAGTGGTAAAAAGAGAGAATATCTTTAATTTGATTTTGAATTTAAAAGAAATGATAACATTTATGAAAGAATGGAAAATATTTTTGGCTTTATCTGTTTTTGAGATATTACGGGGTTTTTTTATGGTACAGGGCCAGGCCTGGGGAATAAAATGGATTACTAATGGATGTGTTCAACATGATGGTGACATGTTACTTTGGGGGATTATATTATTGGTAGGTACTGTTTCACTCTCTACGCTATTTGTTTATTTGATTGATTATACATCACTAAAGATAATTATTAAAACAAAGAGTGACTTAAGAAAAAAGATGATAAAATCAGTAATAAACTTAAGGCCCATAGATCTTAATCTCTTTGATAGTGGAGATTTAATTTATAGACTTACTAATAATGTAAATGATGTTTCTGAGTTATATCGAGCTGTATATTTCTTTATTGGAAGTTTTGGTAAAGTCAGCGGTAGTCTGGTGGTGGGATTTATATTAAGCTGGCAATTAAGTATTACTATAATTTTACTTGGCATATTAAAAATCTGGTTGGATAAAACTGTTATTAAAAAGCTGCAGGATATTATTAAAAAAATAAAAGCTATAGAATCTGATTTGGTTAAAGAAGTATTGGAATATATTAGGGGAAGTTTCTTTTTCAGAATCTTTGGAAATGAAGAAAGAATTATTAACCAGTTTAGAAATGTAAATGAAAAATTTAATGAAGAAAGTATAAAAGAAGCAAAAATAGATGCAACAACAAATGTTATTATGAAGTTGTTCTAA
- a CDS encoding DUF3795 domain-containing protein, translated as MGMIAYCGIKCDECLVFIATKRMMKVKKRIANSWSTEKYPLNPEDVERYGCKNGDKIRQCNISFNLKSCVYCDNYPCNKISKVFEKNLDAQQNLEKSKEIKDIEKIECENI; from the coding sequence ATGGGTATGATAGCGTATTGTGGTATTAAGTGTGATGAATGTCTGGTTTTTATAGCTACAAAAAGAATGATGAAAGTGAAAAAAAGAATTGCTAATTCATGGTCTACTGAAAAATATCCTCTTAATCCCGAAGATGTGGAACGTTATGGTTGTAAAAATGGTGATAAAATTAGGCAGTGCAATATTAGTTTCAATTTAAAAAGTTGTGTATATTGTGATAATTATCCGTGTAATAAGATAAGTAAGGTTTTTGAAAAAAATCTTGATGCACAACAAAACTTAGAAAAATCAAAAGAAATAAAGGATATAGAGAAGATTGAATGTGAAAATATATAA